CAAAAGCATATTGGCTACAAAAAATATCATTCCATTGATGGATGTCTTGCGTCGTTAAAGCAAGACAATATAGATGCAGTTGTCTATGATGAGCCCATTATTCGATATTTGATTTCAAAGGAAGATGCCACAGAGCTCAAGGTCTTGGAAAATACGTTCAAGAAACAATATTATGCTTTCGCCATTCCGGCGGGCAGCCCGCTCGAGGAGTCGCTGAATCGCAAGCTTGCAGAAATCATCGGCTCACAGGAGTGGCGAGATTTGCTATATAAATATATGGGACAATGAGAATTAACCTATTTTTCGGATGATTTCCGCTGTGAATTCCTCTGTCGAGGCGTGTCCGCCCATATCTTTTGTTAAGGCTTTACCTTCACGATAGACTTGATGAACCGCTTTGATAATCGCGTCCGCTGCTGGCTTTTCGCCGATGTGTTCCAGCATCATCACAGCGGAAAGTAAGAGGGCGGTTGGGTTTGCAAGTCCTTTTCCTGCAATGTCGGGTGCTGAGCCGTGCACCGCTTCGAAAACGCACGCATCTTCCCCGAGGTTTGCACCTGGCACTACGCCAAGTCCGCCAACCAGTCCCGCGCACAAATCTGATAACACGTCGCCGTAGAAATTTTCCATCACCAATACATCAAAACGATGCGGATTCATCACAAGCTGCATGGCGCAGTTATCCACAATAATTTCATTGTATTCGATGTCGGGATAATTTTTGGCGACTTCGCGGCAGCAGTCCAAAAACAGCCCGTCCGAGAGTTTCATGATGTTGGCTTTGTGAACAGCGGTCACTTTTTTGCGTCCGCGTTGCCGAGCAGTTTCAAAGGCGAAATGAGCAATTCGCAGTGAGGCGGTTCGCGTGATAACCTTCAAGGCTTGCACGACGCCCGGCGTAATCTCGTTTTCGATGCCCGTATAAAGACTCTCGGTATTTTCACGAACAATGATAAGGTCAATGTCGGTATAGCGCGAGCGAATTCCTTCAATGCTTTTCGTAGGGCGAAGGTTTGCATAAAGTCCCAGCGCTTTGCGAAGTTGCACATTCACCGACTTGAAGCCTTTGCCGACTTCGGTGGTAATTGGCGCTTTGAGCGCAACTTTGTTTGCTTTGATGGAATCCAAGATGGCGCGCGGTAGGGGTTCGCCAAATTTTTCAATGGCCGTTTTGCCTGCGTGGAATTTTTCCCACTCGATTGAAACGCCAGTGGCTTTGATGATTTTCAAAACGGCTGAAGTGA
Above is a window of Chloroherpeton thalassium ATCC 35110 DNA encoding:
- a CDS encoding isocitrate dehydrogenase (NAD(+)) — translated: MFLMAQHKITLLPGDGIGPEITSAVLKIIKATGVSIEWEKFHAGKTAIEKFGEPLPRAILDSIKANKVALKAPITTEVGKGFKSVNVQLRKALGLYANLRPTKSIEGIRSRYTDIDLIIVRENTESLYTGIENEITPGVVQALKVITRTASLRIAHFAFETARQRGRKKVTAVHKANIMKLSDGLFLDCCREVAKNYPDIEYNEIIVDNCAMQLVMNPHRFDVLVMENFYGDVLSDLCAGLVGGLGVVPGANLGEDACVFEAVHGSAPDIAGKGLANPTALLLSAVMMLEHIGEKPAADAIIKAVHQVYREGKALTKDMGGHASTEEFTAEIIRKIG